One genomic segment of Pandoraea sputorum includes these proteins:
- a CDS encoding porin, which translates to MTHSSRISSKLLPFTGAASVTSVALLLASVATPALAQSSVTLYGLIESAVVSQNHASPTGGRIYSVNQAGEGFLSASRFGLQGIEDLGGGMKARFVLENGFNSQAGTFDQQGQLFGRQAFVALQGGWGELAFGRQYTGAVVAISMVDPIFIGAPPTNSWLVFLTGQRYNNALTWTKKFGPFGVNLQYAFGGVAGQGSARSSASGGVSWDQNGNVFTGQLQQTHDSQSRTAKTWSLGGKVSYGQWKFHADYLQSQRDPGFDVTNGGVDYASITNMSTAATPTTVAAIGSVFSAARRDQFFTLGATYLLSPSWQFIAAYMYNNTTAVNFSGKRQTLYGVVDYFLSKRTDVYFATAYERVDGGWGGLFGTTTTNWTGGNGVKLNGFDNQMSYYIGLRHRF; encoded by the coding sequence ATGACGCACTCCTCGCGCATATCGTCAAAACTGCTGCCGTTCACTGGTGCCGCCAGTGTCACCAGTGTTGCTCTACTCCTCGCAAGCGTCGCAACACCCGCGCTCGCCCAATCGAGCGTCACGCTCTACGGCCTGATCGAATCCGCCGTCGTCTCGCAAAACCACGCCAGCCCCACCGGCGGTCGCATCTACTCCGTCAATCAGGCAGGCGAAGGCTTCCTCTCCGCCAGCCGCTTTGGTCTGCAAGGCATCGAAGACCTCGGCGGCGGGATGAAAGCCCGCTTCGTGCTCGAAAACGGCTTCAACTCGCAAGCCGGCACCTTCGATCAGCAAGGACAGCTCTTCGGACGCCAGGCGTTCGTCGCGCTGCAAGGCGGATGGGGGGAACTGGCGTTCGGGCGTCAATACACCGGGGCCGTCGTCGCCATTTCGATGGTCGATCCGATCTTCATCGGCGCACCGCCCACGAACTCGTGGCTCGTCTTTCTGACCGGTCAACGCTACAACAACGCACTCACCTGGACGAAGAAGTTCGGCCCGTTCGGCGTGAACCTGCAATACGCGTTCGGCGGCGTCGCGGGGCAAGGCTCGGCGCGCTCGTCCGCATCGGGCGGCGTGTCGTGGGACCAGAACGGCAACGTCTTCACCGGCCAACTGCAGCAGACGCACGACTCACAAAGCCGCACCGCGAAGACATGGTCGCTCGGCGGCAAAGTCAGCTATGGCCAATGGAAGTTCCATGCAGACTACCTGCAAAGCCAACGCGATCCCGGCTTCGACGTGACCAACGGCGGCGTCGACTACGCGTCGATCACCAACATGAGCACGGCCGCCACGCCAACGACCGTGGCCGCCATCGGATCCGTGTTCTCTGCCGCACGACGCGATCAGTTCTTCACCCTCGGTGCGACCTATCTGCTCAGCCCGTCGTGGCAATTCATCGCCGCCTATATGTACAACAACACCACGGCGGTCAATTTCAGCGGCAAGCGCCAGACTCTCTACGGCGTCGTCGATTACTTCCTCTCGAAGCGAACCGACGTCTACTTCGCCACCGCATACGAACGTGTCGACGGGGGCTGGGGCGGTCTGTTCGGCACCACGACCACCAACTGGACCGGCGGCAACGGTGTGAAGCTCAACGGCTTCGATAACCAGATGAGCTACTACATCGGTCTGCGTCACCGTTTCTGA
- a CDS encoding GntR family transcriptional regulator produces the protein MDTPLPLPKYHQIYLVLREQLQEGRFDRDGVPGEHLLADQFSVARITIRKAMEMLVADGLVVRRPGLGTWPLHAGQRTGGGKTPGISREKAHLTGLLENIVNMGLRTSVAVLESSVVGASDAVADALTLAPGAPVYKSIRVRSTQAGPLSYITTHVPQDIAQIRREELERKPLLMLLEEAGVELGGATQTISARLADAVVARHLDIAVGSALLAVTRLVRDVADRPVQLLQGLYRPDRYQYQLQLSRVGDIDAKVWVSEELSAQFH, from the coding sequence ATGGATACCCCACTTCCGCTTCCGAAATATCACCAGATCTACCTCGTGCTGCGTGAGCAATTGCAGGAGGGACGCTTCGATCGGGACGGTGTGCCCGGCGAGCATCTGCTAGCCGATCAGTTCAGCGTCGCGCGCATCACGATCCGCAAAGCGATGGAAATGCTCGTGGCCGACGGTCTCGTCGTGCGTCGCCCGGGACTCGGCACATGGCCGCTGCATGCCGGTCAGCGCACCGGTGGCGGCAAGACGCCCGGCATTTCCCGGGAAAAGGCGCACCTCACGGGTCTGCTCGAAAACATCGTCAACATGGGCCTGCGCACGAGTGTCGCTGTGCTCGAATCGTCGGTCGTCGGCGCGAGCGACGCGGTCGCAGATGCGCTGACGCTTGCGCCCGGTGCCCCCGTCTACAAGAGCATTCGTGTGCGTAGCACGCAAGCCGGGCCGCTGTCGTACATCACCACGCACGTGCCGCAGGACATCGCGCAAATCCGTCGCGAAGAGCTCGAACGCAAACCGCTGCTGATGCTGCTCGAAGAAGCGGGCGTCGAGCTGGGCGGGGCGACGCAAACCATTTCCGCGCGTCTGGCCGATGCCGTCGTGGCGCGCCATCTCGATATTGCCGTCGGCTCCGCACTGCTCGCGGTCACGCGTCTCGTGCGCGACGTTGCCGACCGTCCGGTGCAACTTCTGCAAGGCCTGTATCGCCCAGATCGCTACCAGTACCAGCTTCAACTCTCGCGCGTCGGCGACATCGACGCCAAGGTCTGGGTCAGCGAAGAACTGTCTGCCCAATTCCACTGA
- a CDS encoding ABC transporter substrate-binding protein, whose translation MSSRRTFLRQSTAMAALAAASTSTPWLARAAGKPVKIGVLHPVTGALAYSGQQCRLGALLAIDDINAAGGIKSLGGAPIEAMLGDAQSRPEAGSAEVEKMNEAGVSAILGAYASAICLATTQTAAKYGLPHVVDVGVADQIVERGLTNTFRFGPGYRMCSLRAVDDLAALNNAAGKPAKTVMIVHEESLFGTGTAALLQKELPARGFEIKEVIKHANPTRDFNNIVLRMRSVNPDIVIPANYYNEYALLLRAMKQQKVRPKAIYSVLGGAASSYKFLKEFPDIADGIIDCNHWFNPKDPRVASLKKRVEAKGAYFSYEVFMTYTAMMLLADAIERAKSVDRAAITAALASSTFKDHIMPYGPTKFVNGQNTGAQPLLTQVSGGDIKVILPDSYRQVAPVFPLKA comes from the coding sequence ATGAGTTCGCGTCGCACGTTCCTGCGTCAGTCCACCGCCATGGCCGCGCTCGCCGCTGCCTCCACCAGCACCCCGTGGCTCGCGCGTGCTGCCGGCAAGCCGGTCAAGATCGGCGTGCTTCACCCCGTCACCGGTGCACTGGCCTATTCAGGACAACAATGCCGTCTGGGTGCGCTGCTCGCCATCGATGACATCAACGCAGCAGGCGGCATCAAGTCGCTCGGCGGAGCGCCCATCGAAGCGATGCTCGGCGACGCACAATCACGTCCCGAAGCCGGTTCGGCCGAAGTCGAAAAAATGAACGAAGCCGGCGTGTCGGCGATCCTCGGTGCCTACGCCTCGGCCATTTGTCTGGCAACGACGCAAACCGCCGCGAAGTATGGTCTGCCGCACGTGGTCGACGTCGGTGTGGCCGACCAGATCGTCGAGCGCGGCCTGACCAACACGTTCCGCTTCGGTCCCGGCTACCGCATGTGCTCGCTGCGCGCCGTCGACGACCTTGCCGCGTTGAACAACGCCGCAGGCAAGCCTGCGAAGACCGTCATGATCGTGCACGAGGAGTCGCTCTTCGGCACCGGCACGGCCGCACTGCTGCAAAAGGAACTGCCCGCGCGCGGCTTCGAAATCAAGGAAGTCATCAAGCACGCGAACCCCACGCGTGACTTCAACAACATCGTGCTGCGCATGCGCTCGGTCAACCCGGATATCGTGATTCCGGCGAACTACTACAACGAATACGCGCTGCTGCTGCGTGCGATGAAGCAGCAGAAGGTGCGCCCGAAGGCGATCTACTCGGTCCTGGGCGGCGCCGCGTCGAGCTACAAATTTCTGAAGGAATTTCCGGATATCGCCGACGGCATCATCGACTGCAATCACTGGTTCAACCCGAAAGACCCGCGCGTGGCGTCGCTCAAGAAGCGCGTGGAAGCGAAGGGCGCTTACTTCAGCTACGAAGTGTTCATGACGTACACGGCCATGATGCTGCTGGCCGACGCCATCGAGCGCGCCAAATCGGTCGACCGCGCAGCCATCACAGCGGCGCTTGCGTCGAGTACGTTCAAGGATCACATCATGCCGTACGGTCCGACCAAGTTCGTGAACGGTCAGAACACGGGCGCGCAGCCGCTGCTCACGCAGGTCTCGGGCGGGGACATCAAAGTGATTCTGCCGGACAGCTATCGCCAGGTCGCGCCGGTCTTCCCGCTCAAGGCCTGA
- a CDS encoding branched-chain amino acid ABC transporter permease: MLDPVILLSAVLNGLTTGAVYALIALGLTLVYGVLHIINFAHGAALMVALYAVWLLREKLGIDPYVALPFVTLGMFALGYALQRAVIERASHGKDENILLVTLGLAIVLENLALVVFKSDTHTIDTPYTLATVDIGPVMLALPKLIAFGGALAAAAVLFWIMRSTDLGRAIRAVAKEKHGAKLMGIDVERVYALSFGIGMACVGAAACFLLPTYYVNPQVGGGFVLVAFTIVVLGGMGSFVGALVGGLLIGVVESLGGLWLGDSLGQMGIFAIFIVVVLLRPQGLFGARA, encoded by the coding sequence ATGCTAGATCCGGTCATTCTGCTTTCAGCCGTGCTCAACGGGCTCACGACGGGCGCGGTCTACGCGCTCATCGCGCTCGGCCTCACGCTGGTCTACGGCGTGCTGCACATCATCAACTTCGCGCACGGCGCGGCGTTGATGGTGGCGCTTTATGCCGTCTGGCTGCTTCGCGAGAAGCTCGGCATCGACCCGTACGTGGCGTTGCCGTTCGTCACGCTGGGCATGTTTGCGCTCGGCTACGCACTGCAACGCGCGGTCATCGAGCGCGCCAGTCACGGCAAGGACGAGAACATTCTGCTCGTGACGCTTGGACTGGCCATCGTGCTCGAAAACCTCGCGCTGGTGGTGTTCAAGTCGGACACGCACACGATCGATACGCCTTACACGCTGGCTACTGTCGATATCGGGCCCGTCATGCTCGCACTGCCCAAGCTGATCGCGTTCGGTGGCGCGCTGGCTGCTGCTGCCGTGCTGTTCTGGATCATGCGCTCGACGGATCTGGGACGCGCAATTCGCGCGGTCGCGAAGGAGAAACACGGCGCGAAGCTCATGGGCATCGATGTGGAGCGCGTGTACGCGCTCTCGTTCGGCATCGGCATGGCCTGTGTAGGCGCTGCCGCGTGCTTCTTGCTGCCGACGTATTACGTCAATCCGCAGGTCGGTGGCGGCTTCGTGCTGGTGGCGTTCACGATCGTCGTGCTCGGCGGCATGGGGAGCTTCGTCGGCGCGCTCGTGGGCGGTCTGCTCATCGGTGTGGTCGAGTCGCTGGGCGGTCTGTGGCTCGGCGATTCGCTCGGCCAGATGGGCATCTTCGCCATTTTCATCGTCGTCGTGCTGCTGCGCCCGCAGGGGCTCTTCGGCGCACGCGCCTGA
- a CDS encoding branched-chain amino acid ABC transporter permease, which translates to MKDLRMIVLFGVVMTALLFTLQSGVWLSFLMMTFYTVLLSQSWNILGGFGGQLSFGHALFFGVGAYAQAIAQLQWGWNPWLAMPFAMAAGTGVAVLLGAVTFRYGLKGSYFALVTLAFAEVFRILAVSLPFTGAGVGLMVPLRQSLGNLQFASPRGYAALLLVFVMAALLVTAWLRHSRFGAWLQAVRDNENAARAVGVNPLRVKLGAIALSGAFMSAAGMCYVQMFQYIDAGIAFGSTISVEALVGVIVGGMGTLWGPVFGAAVLYTLGELTRNLFGELPGLSMVIYGAVLILIVMFLPRGITGAGASVRRLLGMDRKTSATHGAQPTTSREEKARV; encoded by the coding sequence ATGAAAGATCTTCGGATGATTGTGCTGTTCGGTGTTGTGATGACAGCGTTGCTGTTCACGCTCCAGTCCGGCGTGTGGCTGTCGTTCCTGATGATGACGTTCTACACCGTGCTGCTTTCGCAGTCGTGGAACATTCTCGGCGGGTTCGGTGGGCAGTTGTCGTTCGGCCACGCGCTGTTCTTCGGCGTCGGTGCCTACGCGCAGGCCATCGCGCAATTGCAGTGGGGGTGGAACCCGTGGCTGGCCATGCCGTTCGCGATGGCGGCCGGCACGGGGGTCGCCGTTTTGCTCGGGGCCGTGACGTTCCGCTATGGCCTGAAGGGATCGTACTTCGCGCTCGTGACGCTCGCGTTCGCCGAGGTGTTCCGCATTCTGGCCGTGTCGCTGCCGTTCACCGGGGCGGGCGTCGGTCTGATGGTCCCGCTGCGCCAAAGCCTGGGCAATCTTCAGTTCGCCTCACCGCGTGGCTACGCGGCGCTGCTGCTCGTGTTCGTGATGGCGGCACTGCTGGTCACCGCCTGGCTGCGCCATTCGCGCTTTGGCGCATGGTTGCAGGCGGTACGCGACAACGAGAACGCGGCGCGCGCCGTCGGCGTGAACCCGTTGCGTGTGAAGCTCGGTGCCATTGCGCTCTCCGGTGCGTTCATGAGCGCGGCAGGCATGTGCTACGTGCAGATGTTCCAGTACATCGATGCTGGCATCGCTTTCGGTTCGACGATTTCGGTCGAGGCGCTGGTCGGCGTGATCGTGGGCGGCATGGGCACGCTCTGGGGCCCGGTCTTCGGTGCAGCCGTGTTGTACACGCTCGGCGAGCTCACCCGCAACCTGTTCGGCGAACTGCCCGGCCTGTCGATGGTGATCTACGGCGCCGTGCTGATCTTGATTGTCATGTTCCTGCCGCGTGGCATCACGGGCGCAGGTGCGTCGGTGCGCCGCTTGCTGGGCATGGATCGGAAGACCAGCGCCACACATGGCGCTCAGCCGACGACATCGCGCGAGGAGAAGGCCCGTGTCTGA